A single genomic interval of Alteromonas sp. CI.11.F.A3 harbors:
- the rpsG gene encoding 30S ribosomal protein S7 — MPRRRVVGQRKILPEPKFSSQLLAKFMNVVMLDGKKSVAEKIVYGALDIVAEKTSKAHLDVFEEALDNIRPTVEVKSRRVGGSTYQVPVEVRPVRRNALGMRWLVDAARKRGEKSMAQRLAAEMIDASENKGSAVKKREDVHRMAEANKAFAHYRW, encoded by the coding sequence ATGCCAAGAAGAAGAGTCGTAGGTCAACGTAAAATCCTACCAGAGCCAAAATTTAGCTCACAACTGCTTGCAAAATTCATGAATGTCGTAATGCTTGACGGCAAGAAGTCAGTCGCTGAAAAAATCGTTTACGGTGCGCTCGATATTGTTGCTGAAAAAACCAGCAAAGCTCACCTAGATGTATTCGAAGAAGCACTTGATAACATCCGTCCTACTGTAGAGGTTAAATCTCGTCGTGTAGGTGGTTCAACTTATCAAGTACCAGTAGAAGTTCGTCCAGTTCGTCGTAATGCCCTAGGTATGCGTTGGTTGGTAGATGCTGCTCGTAAACGTGGCGAAAAGTCTATGGCTCAACGCCTAGCTGCTGAAATGATTGATGCATCAGAAAACAAAGGTTCTGCGGTTAAGAAACGTGAAGACGTTCACCGTATGGCCGAAGCAAACAAAGCGTTTGCTCATTACCGTTGGTAA
- the rpoC gene encoding DNA-directed RNA polymerase subunit beta' has product MKDLLKFLKQQNKTEEFDNIRIGLASPDMIRSWSFGEVKKPETINYRTFKPERDGLFCARIFGPVKDYECLCGKYKRLKHRGVICEKCGVEVTLTKVRRERMGHIELASPVAHIWFLKSLPSRIGLMLDMTLRDIERVLYFESYVVTEPGMTTLERSQLLNEEDYLDALEEHGDEFDAKMGAEAVFDLLKVLDVDADVASMREELPSINSETKRKKITKRLKLLESFQQSGNKPEWMILTVLPVLPPDLRPLVPLDGGRFATSDLNDLYRRVINRNNRLKRLLDLAAPDIIVRNEKRMLQEAVDALLDNGRRGRAITGSNKRPLKSLADMIKGKQGRFRQNLLGKRVDYSGRSVITVGPTLRLHQCGLPKKMALELFKPFIYGKLEGRGLATTIKAAKKLVEREAPEVWDVLDDVIREHPVMLNRAPTLHRLGIQAFEPTLIEGKAIQLHPLVCAAYNADFDGDQMAVHVPLTIEAQLEARALMMSTNNILSPANGEPIIVPSQDVVLGLYYLTRDKVNGLGEAMVFTSPNEAEKAYRTGNAELHSRVKVRITEYDIDEDGVKTEKVTLTDTTVGRAIFSLMLPKGLPFEIINQAMGKKQISRLLNACYRTLGLKDTVIAADQIMYTGFHYAMIAGASVGIDDMVIPAAKKDIIDAAEAEVIEIQEQFQNGLVTAGERYNKVIDIWSNANEKVAKAMMDNLKTDIVINRDGEEEEQTSFNSVYMMADSGARGSAAQIRQLAGMRGLMAKPDGSIIETPITANFREGLNVLQYFISTHGARKGLADTALKTANSGYLTRRLVDVAQDLVITNDDCGTFGGVQMTPLIEGGDVVEPLRERVLGRVVAEDVVKPGTTEVLVERNVLLDEALVDMLEANSVDQIQVRSVITCDNDFGVCANCYGRDLARGHMVGSGESVGVIAAQSIGEPGTQLTMRTFHIGGAASRASAENSVQVKTAGSLKLHNEKSVRNSDGKVVIVSRSTELTVIDEQGREKERYKVPYGAVLSVDDGATIAAGDVVANWDPHSHPIVTERAAKISFADIDDSNTEMQQDELTGLTRIVVKDLAKSNSKEPKLILESDEFGLQEIRLPSFTTIEAKEGKVANEGDVLARIPQESSKTRDITGGLPRVADLFEARKPKEPAILAEVSGTIGFGKETKGKKRLVITPPEGDAYEEMIPKWRQLNVFEGEKVERGEVIADGPESPHDILRLRGISAVANYIVNEVQEVYRLQGVKINDKHIEVVIRQMLRKCVITHSGDTQFLEGEQVEVSNVKVTNREVEKHGKIPAQYETQLLGITKASLSTESFISAASFQETTRVLTEAAVQGKEDDLRGLKENVIVGRLIPAGTGFAYHERRAQRRKEEIEEMSVSAADAEQALTEALNAGDDSAE; this is encoded by the coding sequence GTGAAAGACTTATTAAAGTTTCTAAAGCAACAAAATAAGACCGAAGAATTCGATAATATTCGAATCGGTCTTGCTTCACCTGACATGATTCGTTCATGGTCTTTTGGTGAAGTTAAGAAGCCAGAAACAATTAACTACCGTACGTTCAAACCAGAACGTGACGGCCTGTTTTGTGCGCGTATTTTCGGACCAGTTAAAGACTACGAATGTCTTTGTGGTAAGTATAAGCGTCTGAAGCACCGTGGTGTTATCTGTGAAAAATGTGGTGTTGAAGTAACCCTAACTAAAGTACGTCGTGAGCGTATGGGTCACATTGAACTGGCAAGCCCAGTTGCACACATCTGGTTCCTTAAATCACTTCCGTCTCGTATCGGCTTAATGCTTGATATGACACTTCGTGATATTGAACGTGTACTATATTTTGAATCTTACGTAGTAACCGAGCCGGGTATGACTACCCTTGAGCGCAGCCAACTTCTTAACGAAGAAGATTACTTGGATGCACTTGAAGAGCACGGTGACGAGTTTGACGCAAAAATGGGTGCTGAAGCCGTATTTGACCTTTTAAAAGTGTTAGATGTAGATGCTGACGTAGCTTCTATGCGTGAAGAGTTGCCTTCAATCAACTCTGAAACTAAGCGTAAGAAAATCACTAAGCGTCTTAAGTTGCTTGAATCATTCCAACAGTCTGGCAACAAGCCAGAGTGGATGATCTTGACTGTACTTCCAGTACTTCCGCCGGATCTTCGTCCGTTGGTACCACTGGACGGTGGTCGATTTGCAACATCTGACCTGAACGATTTATACCGTCGTGTTATCAACCGTAACAACCGTCTTAAGCGTCTTCTAGACCTTGCGGCGCCTGACATTATCGTACGTAACGAAAAGCGTATGCTTCAGGAAGCGGTAGATGCACTTCTAGATAACGGTCGTCGTGGCCGCGCTATCACAGGTTCTAACAAACGTCCTCTTAAATCACTTGCCGATATGATTAAAGGTAAGCAAGGTCGTTTCCGTCAGAACTTACTTGGTAAGCGTGTTGACTACTCTGGTCGTTCTGTAATTACCGTTGGTCCTACATTACGTCTTCATCAATGTGGTCTTCCTAAGAAAATGGCACTTGAGTTATTCAAGCCGTTTATCTACGGAAAACTTGAAGGTCGTGGTTTAGCAACAACTATCAAAGCAGCGAAGAAGCTGGTTGAACGTGAAGCTCCAGAGGTATGGGACGTACTAGATGACGTTATCCGTGAACACCCTGTTATGCTTAACCGTGCACCAACACTTCACCGTTTGGGTATCCAGGCATTTGAACCAACCCTAATCGAAGGTAAAGCGATTCAGCTTCACCCACTAGTATGTGCGGCTTACAACGCCGATTTCGATGGTGACCAAATGGCTGTACACGTGCCGCTGACTATTGAAGCTCAGCTTGAAGCACGTGCGTTGATGATGTCGACCAACAACATTCTGTCACCTGCAAATGGTGAGCCTATCATCGTTCCTTCACAGGACGTTGTATTGGGTCTTTATTACCTAACCCGTGACAAAGTGAACGGCTTAGGCGAGGCAATGGTATTTACCAGCCCGAATGAAGCAGAAAAAGCATACCGCACAGGTAACGCAGAACTTCACTCACGCGTTAAAGTACGTATCACCGAATACGACATTGACGAAGATGGTGTGAAGACTGAGAAAGTAACGCTAACAGATACTACTGTTGGTCGTGCGATTTTCTCACTTATGCTACCTAAAGGTTTGCCGTTTGAAATTATCAACCAGGCAATGGGCAAAAAGCAGATTTCACGTTTGCTAAACGCTTGTTACCGTACACTGGGTCTTAAAGACACAGTAATCGCTGCTGACCAAATCATGTATACCGGTTTCCACTACGCAATGATTGCGGGTGCATCTGTTGGTATCGATGACATGGTAATCCCAGCTGCGAAGAAAGATATTATCGACGCTGCAGAAGCGGAAGTTATCGAGATCCAGGAACAGTTCCAAAATGGTCTTGTAACAGCCGGTGAGCGCTACAACAAAGTTATCGATATCTGGTCAAATGCCAACGAAAAAGTTGCTAAGGCCATGATGGATAACCTTAAGACTGACATCGTAATTAACCGCGATGGCGAAGAAGAAGAGCAAACCTCATTTAACTCTGTTTATATGATGGCCGACTCGGGTGCTCGTGGTAGTGCCGCTCAGATTCGTCAGCTAGCTGGTATGCGTGGTCTGATGGCTAAGCCAGATGGCTCAATCATCGAAACGCCAATTACGGCGAACTTCCGTGAAGGTCTTAACGTACTTCAGTACTTCATCTCTACTCACGGTGCGCGTAAAGGTCTAGCCGATACAGCACTTAAGACTGCGAACTCGGGTTACCTAACTCGTCGTCTAGTAGATGTTGCACAAGATTTGGTTATTACTAACGACGACTGTGGCACCTTCGGTGGTGTTCAGATGACACCGCTAATTGAAGGTGGTGACGTTGTAGAACCTCTTCGTGAACGTGTACTAGGTCGTGTAGTTGCAGAAGATGTAGTTAAACCAGGTACGACAGAAGTATTGGTTGAGCGTAATGTGTTACTAGACGAAGCGCTAGTAGACATGCTTGAAGCAAACTCTGTTGACCAAATTCAAGTACGCTCGGTTATCACTTGTGATAACGATTTTGGTGTGTGTGCAAACTGTTATGGTCGTGACCTTGCTCGCGGACATATGGTTGGAAGCGGTGAGTCTGTGGGTGTTATTGCTGCACAGTCAATCGGTGAACCAGGTACACAGCTTACCATGCGTACGTTCCACATCGGTGGTGCGGCATCACGAGCTTCTGCTGAGAACAGCGTTCAGGTTAAAACTGCGGGTAGCCTTAAGCTACACAATGAAAAATCAGTACGTAACTCAGACGGCAAAGTGGTTATTGTTTCTCGTTCAACAGAACTTACTGTTATCGATGAACAAGGTCGTGAGAAAGAGCGCTATAAAGTACCTTACGGTGCTGTACTTAGCGTGGATGACGGTGCAACTATTGCAGCTGGCGACGTTGTTGCTAACTGGGATCCGCATAGTCACCCAATCGTTACTGAACGTGCAGCTAAGATTAGCTTCGCCGACATCGACGACTCTAACACTGAGATGCAACAAGACGAACTAACTGGTCTTACGCGTATCGTAGTTAAAGATCTTGCGAAGAGTAACTCTAAAGAACCTAAACTTATCCTAGAAAGTGATGAGTTCGGTCTTCAAGAGATTCGCCTACCAAGCTTTACCACTATCGAAGCGAAAGAAGGTAAGGTTGCTAACGAAGGTGACGTGTTAGCACGTATACCTCAAGAAAGCTCGAAGACACGTGATATCACGGGTGGTCTACCTCGCGTAGCCGACTTGTTTGAAGCACGTAAGCCTAAAGAGCCAGCTATCCTTGCTGAAGTTTCAGGTACTATTGGTTTCGGTAAAGAAACCAAAGGTAAGAAACGTTTGGTTATCACGCCGCCAGAGGGTGATGCATACGAAGAGATGATTCCAAAATGGCGTCAACTTAACGTGTTTGAAGGTGAGAAAGTAGAACGTGGTGAAGTTATCGCCGATGGCCCTGAGTCACCGCATGATATCTTGCGTCTACGTGGTATCTCTGCTGTAGCAAACTACATCGTGAACGAAGTTCAGGAAGTTTACCGTCTACAGGGTGTAAAAATTAACGATAAGCACATCGAAGTTGTTATTCGTCAGATGTTGCGTAAGTGCGTTATTACCCATTCTGGTGATACTCAGTTCCTTGAAGGCGAACAAGTTGAAGTGTCTAACGTGAAAGTGACCAACCGTGAAGTTGAAAAACACGGTAAGATCCCAGCGCAGTATGAAACACAGCTGCTTGGTATCACTAAGGCGTCGCTTTCTACTGAGTCATTCATCTCAGCTGCATCGTTCCAAGAAACAACACGAGTTCTTACCGAAGCTGCTGTTCAAGGTAAAGAAGATGACCTTCGCGGTCTGAAAGAAAACGTAATCGTGGGTCGATTGATTCCAGCGGGTACAGGTTTCGCTTACCATGAACGTCGTGCACAACGTCGTAAAGAAGAAATCGAAGAAATGTCAGTTTCTGCTGCTGATGCAGAACAGGCACTAACCGAAGCGCTTAACGCCGGTGACGACTCAGCCGAATAA
- the rpsL gene encoding 30S ribosomal protein S12 → MATVNQLVRKPRKKPVEKSNVAALQACPQRRGVCTRVYTTTPKKPNSALRKVCRVRLTNGFEVSSYIGGEGHNLQEHSVVLIRGGRVKDLPGVRYHTVRGTLDCAGVNDRKQARSKYGAKKPKS, encoded by the coding sequence ATGGCAACAGTTAACCAGTTAGTCCGCAAGCCGCGCAAAAAGCCCGTTGAAAAAAGCAACGTAGCTGCATTGCAAGCTTGTCCTCAAAGACGCGGTGTATGTACTCGTGTATATACTACTACGCCTAAGAAACCAAACTCTGCACTACGTAAAGTATGTCGTGTACGTCTAACTAACGGTTTTGAAGTTTCTTCATACATCGGTGGTGAAGGTCACAACCTACAAGAGCACAGTGTAGTACTTATCCGTGGTGGTCGTGTTAAAGATCTACCAGGTGTTCGTTATCACACAGTTCGCGGTACATTAGACTGCGCAGGTGTAAACGATCGTAAGCAAGCCCGTTCTAAGTACGGTGCGAAGAAGCCTAAGTCTTAA
- the fusA gene encoding elongation factor G, producing the protein MPRKTSIERYRNIGIVAHVDAGKTTTTERVLFYTGLSHKIGEVHDGAATMDWMEQEQERGITITSAATTCFWSGMEKQFDQHRINIIDTPGHVDFTIEVERSLRVLDGAVVVFCGSSGVEPQSETVWRQADKYEVPRLVFINKMDRAGADFERVVGQIRKRLGANCVPIQLNMGAEEEFHGVIDLIKMKAINWNAEDMGMTFAYEDIPAQYLDNAQKYRTEMIEAAAEASDELMDKYLEGEELTEAEIRLGLRTRTLNNEIVLATCGSAFKNKGVQAVLDAVVEYLPSPSEVKAITGVLDDKNETEAERHADDSEPFSALAFKIATDPFVGTLTFFRCYSGVVNTGDTVYNPVKGKRERFGRIVQMHAKDREEIKEVRAGDIAAAIGLKDVTTGDTLCDPNNVITLERMEFPDPVISIAVEPRSQADQEKMGLALGKLAAEDPSFKVKTDEESGQTIISGMGELHLDIIVDRMKREFKVECNVGKPQVAYRETIRKKVEVEGKFVRQSGGRGQFGHVWLRIEPQAEEGAGYEFVNDITGGVVPKEFIPAVDKGIQEQLQSGVVAGYPVLDVKVTLFDGSYHDVDSSEMAFKIAGSMGFKKGAAEANPVLLEPMMKVEVTTPEDWMGDVVGDLNRRRGMIEGMEEGVAGIKIVRAKVPLSEMFGYATDLRSQTQGRASYSMEFFNYSEAPKNVAQAIIESRI; encoded by the coding sequence ATGCCTCGTAAGACCTCGATTGAGCGTTACCGCAATATTGGTATTGTGGCTCATGTGGACGCGGGTAAAACCACGACCACAGAGAGAGTCCTGTTTTATACAGGGTTGTCTCATAAAATCGGTGAAGTGCATGATGGTGCCGCAACCATGGACTGGATGGAACAAGAGCAGGAGCGTGGTATTACTATCACGTCTGCTGCAACGACTTGTTTCTGGTCAGGCATGGAAAAGCAGTTTGATCAGCATCGTATAAACATTATAGACACGCCAGGACACGTGGACTTTACCATTGAGGTAGAACGTTCATTACGAGTTCTGGATGGGGCTGTAGTGGTGTTTTGCGGGTCTTCTGGGGTTGAACCTCAATCAGAGACAGTCTGGCGACAGGCTGACAAATATGAGGTGCCACGTCTCGTGTTCATCAATAAGATGGACCGAGCTGGCGCCGATTTTGAGCGTGTTGTGGGTCAAATCCGTAAACGCTTAGGCGCAAACTGTGTTCCTATTCAATTGAACATGGGCGCTGAAGAAGAATTCCATGGCGTTATCGATCTTATTAAGATGAAAGCCATAAACTGGAATGCCGAAGACATGGGTATGACTTTTGCCTATGAAGATATTCCAGCGCAATATTTAGACAACGCACAAAAGTATCGTACAGAGATGATTGAAGCAGCTGCTGAAGCCTCTGACGAACTAATGGATAAGTATTTAGAAGGCGAAGAGCTAACTGAAGCTGAAATCCGACTTGGTTTACGTACCCGTACACTGAACAACGAAATTGTTCTTGCCACCTGTGGCAGCGCCTTCAAAAACAAAGGTGTTCAGGCTGTACTAGACGCGGTAGTAGAATACTTACCGTCACCAAGTGAAGTGAAAGCTATTACGGGTGTTTTAGACGATAAAAATGAAACTGAAGCTGAGCGTCATGCAGACGACAGCGAGCCATTCTCGGCCCTGGCATTTAAAATCGCTACCGACCCATTCGTAGGAACGCTGACTTTCTTCCGTTGTTATTCTGGTGTTGTTAATACTGGTGATACGGTATACAACCCGGTGAAAGGTAAACGCGAGCGTTTTGGACGTATAGTTCAAATGCACGCCAAAGACCGTGAAGAAATTAAAGAAGTTCGTGCAGGCGATATCGCCGCAGCCATTGGTCTTAAAGATGTGACCACAGGTGATACGCTTTGCGATCCGAATAATGTCATTACACTAGAGCGTATGGAATTCCCTGACCCGGTAATTTCTATCGCTGTAGAGCCTCGCTCTCAGGCTGACCAAGAAAAGATGGGACTCGCGTTAGGTAAGCTAGCCGCTGAAGATCCGTCATTTAAGGTTAAGACTGATGAAGAGTCTGGCCAAACGATTATCTCTGGTATGGGTGAGCTTCACCTTGATATCATTGTTGATCGTATGAAACGCGAATTTAAGGTTGAATGTAACGTAGGTAAACCTCAGGTTGCTTATCGTGAGACCATTCGTAAGAAAGTAGAAGTTGAAGGTAAATTCGTACGTCAGTCTGGCGGCCGTGGCCAATTTGGTCATGTATGGCTTCGTATTGAGCCACAAGCTGAAGAAGGCGCAGGCTACGAATTTGTTAATGACATCACCGGTGGTGTGGTACCAAAAGAGTTTATACCAGCGGTTGATAAAGGAATTCAGGAGCAGTTGCAAAGTGGTGTTGTAGCAGGGTATCCGGTACTTGATGTAAAGGTAACTTTGTTCGACGGTTCGTACCATGATGTTGACTCTTCTGAAATGGCGTTTAAGATCGCCGGCTCTATGGGTTTCAAAAAAGGCGCCGCAGAAGCAAATCCGGTGTTGCTTGAACCCATGATGAAAGTTGAAGTAACTACTCCAGAAGACTGGATGGGTGATGTGGTTGGTGACCTAAATCGTCGTCGCGGCATGATCGAAGGTATGGAAGAAGGCGTAGCAGGTATTAAAATAGTACGTGCTAAGGTGCCGCTTTCAGAAATGTTCGGGTATGCTACTGACTTGCGTTCACAAACGCAGGGTCGCGCATCATACTCTATGGAGTTCTTCAATTATTCTGAGGCGCCTAAAAATGTGGCGCAGGCTATTATTGAATCTAGAATTTAA